A single Penaeus chinensis breed Huanghai No. 1 chromosome 7, ASM1920278v2, whole genome shotgun sequence DNA region contains:
- the LOC125027406 gene encoding cuticle protein 7-like: MFTKAVVALALVAVTFAAPSQPSYGYAPPATYDAPAKYDFNYAVKDDYSGNDFGHQETRDGYDTQGSYYVLLPDGRLQKVAYTVNGDSGYVAEVSYEGEAQYPEYKPAPAYKPAPAYKPAPAYAPAPTYA, from the exons ATGTTCACTAAG GCCGTCGTCGCTCTCGCCCTTGTGGCCGTCACCTTTGCAGCTCCTTCACAGCCTTCCTACGGATATGCTCCCCCTGCAACCTATGAC GCCCCCGCTAAATACGACTTTAACTACGCCGTTAAAGATGACTATTCTGGAaacgacttcggtcaccaggaGACCCGTGACGGATACGATACTCAGGGATCTTACTACGTCCttcttcccgacggtcgtctgcagaagGTCGCCTACACTGTCAACGGCGACTCTGGCTATGTAGCCGAGGTCAGCTATGAGGGTGAGGCCCAATACCCTGAATATAAGCCTGCTCCTGCCTACAAGCCagcccctgcctacaagcctgccccaGCCTATGCACCCGCTCCTACCTATGCCTAA
- the LOC125027327 gene encoding cuticle protein 7-like translates to MFTKAVVALALVAVTLAAPSQPSYGYAPPTTYDAPAKYDFNYAVKDDYSGNDFGHQETRDGYDTQGSYYVLLPDGRLQKVAYTVNGDSGYVAEVSYEGEAQYPEYKPAPAYKPAPAYKPAPAYKPAPAYAPAPTYA, encoded by the exons ATGTTCACTAAG GCCGTCGTCGCTCTCGCCCTTGTGGCCGTCACCTTGGCTGCTCCTTCACAGCCTTCCTACGGATATGCTCCCCCTACAACCTATGAC GCCCCCGCTAAGTACGACTTTAACTACGCCGTTAAAGACGACTATTCCGGAaacgacttcggtcaccaggaGACCCGTGACGGATACGATACTCAGGGATCTTACTACGTCCttcttcccgacggtcgtctgcagaagGTCGCCTACACTGTGAACGGCGACTCTGGCTACGTAGCTGAGGTCAGCTATGAGGGTGAGGCCCAGTACCCCGaatacaagcccgcccctgcctacaagcccgcccctgcctacaagcccgcccctgcctacaagcctgccccaGCCTATGCACCCGCTCCTACCTATGCCTAA
- the LOC125026861 gene encoding pro-resilin-like produces the protein MFTKTAVTLALVAVTLAAPSQPSYGYAPPATYDVPAKYDFNYAVKDDYSGNDFGHQEARDGYDTQGSYYVLLPDGRLQKVAYTVNGDSGYVAEVSYEGEAPAYKPAPAYKPTPAYEPAPVYEPAPTYA, from the exons ATGTTCACTAAG ACCGCCGTCACTCTCGCCCTTGTGGCCGTCACCCTGGCTGCTCCTTCACAGCCTTCCTACGGATATGCTCCTCCCGCAACCTATGAC GTTCCAGcaaagtacgacttcaactacgccgtGAAGGACGACTATTCCGGAaacgacttcggtcaccaggaGGCTCGTGACGGATACGACACTCAGGGTTCTTACTACGTTCTCCTTCCCGACGGCCGTCTGCAAAAGGTTGCCTACACGGTCAACGGTGACTCCGGTTACGTGGCTGAGGTCAGCTACGAGGGTGAGGCTCCTGCCTACAAACCCGCCCCAGCATACAAGCCCACCCCTGCTTACGAGCCTGCTCCTGTATACGAACCCGCTCCTACTTATgcctag
- the LOC125027329 gene encoding cuticle protein 7-like — MFTKAVVALALVAVTLAAPSQPSYGYAPPTTYDAPAKYDFNYAVKDDYSGNDFGHQETRDGYDTQGSYYVLLPDGRLQKVAYTVNGDSGYVAEVSYEGEAQYPEYKPAPAYKPAPAYKPAPAYAPAPTYA, encoded by the exons ATGTTCACTAAG GCCGTCGTCGCTCTCGCCCTTGTGGCCGTCACCTTGGCTGCTCCTTCACAGCCTTCCTACGGATATGCTCCCCCTACAACCTATGAC GCCCCCGCTAAGTACGACTTTAACTACGCTGTTAAAGACGACTATTCCGGAaacgacttcggtcaccaggaGACCCGTGACGGATACGATACTCAGGGATCTTACTACGTCCttcttcccgacggtcgtctgcagaagGTCGCCTACACTGTGAACGGCGACTCTGGCTACGTAGCTGAGGTCAGCTATGAGGGTGAGGCCCAGTACCCCGaatacaagcccgcccctgcctacaagcccgcccctgcctacaagcctgctcCAGCTTATGCACCCGCTCCTACCTATGCCTAA
- the LOC125027613 gene encoding cuticle protein 7-like codes for MFTKAVVALALVAVTLAAPSQPSYGYAPPTTYDAPAKYDFNYAVKDDYSGNDFGHQETRDGYDTQGSYYVLLPDGRLQKVAYTVNGDSGYVAEVSYEGEAQYPEYKPAPAYKPAPAYKPAPAYAPAPTYA; via the exons ATGTTCACTAAG GCCGTCGTCGCTCTCGCCCTTGTGGCCGTCACCTTGGCTGCTCCTTCACAGCCTTCCTACGGATATGCTCCCCCTACAACCTATGAC GCCCCCGCTAAGTACGACTTTAACTACGCCGTTAAAGACGACTATTCCGGAaacgacttcggtcaccaggaGACCCGTGACGGATACGATACTCAGGGATCTTACTACGTCCttcttcccgacggtcgtctgcagaagGTCGCCTACACTGTGAACGGCGACTCTGGCTACGTAGCCGAGGTCAGCTATGAGGGTGAGGCCCAGTACCCCGaatacaagcccgcccctgcctacaagcccgcccctgcctacaagcctgctcCAGCTTATGCACCCGCTCCTACCTATGCCTAA
- the LOC125027328 gene encoding cuticle protein 7-like has product MFTKAVVALALVAVTLAAPSQPSYGYAPPTTYDAPAKYDFNYAVKDDYSGNDFGHQETRDGYDTQGSYYVLLPDGRLQKVAYTVNGDSGYVAEVSYEGEAQYPEYKPAPAYKPAPAYKPAPAYAPAPTYA; this is encoded by the exons ATGTTCACTAAG GCCGTCGTCGCTCTCGCCCTTGTGGCCGTCACCTTGGCTGCTCCTTCACAGCCTTCCTACGGATATGCTCCCCCTACAACCTATGAC GCCCCCGCTAAGTACGACTTTAACTACGCCGTTAAAGACGACTATTCCGGAaacgacttcggtcaccaggaGACCCGTGACGGATACGATACTCAGGGATCTTACTACGTCCttcttcccgacggtcgtctgcagaagGTCGCCTACACTGTGAACGGCGACTCTGGCTACGTAGCCGAGGTCAGCTATGAGGGTGAGGCCCAGTACCCCGaatacaagcccgcccctgcctacaagcccgcccctgcctacaagcctgccccaGCCTATGCACCCGCTCCTACCTATGCCTAA
- the LOC125027404 gene encoding cuticle protein 7-like, giving the protein MFTKTIVALALAAVTLAAPSQPSYGYAPPATYDAPAKYDFNYAVKDDYSGNDFGHQETRDGYDTQGSYYVLLPDGRLQKVAYTVNGDSGYVAEVSYEGEAQYPEYKPAPAYKPDPAYKPAPAYKPAPAYAPAPIYA; this is encoded by the exons ATGTTCACTAAG ACCATCGTCGCTCTCGCCCTTGCGGCCGTCACCTTGGCTGCTCCTTCACAGCCTTCCTACGGATATGCTCCCCCTGCAACCTATGAC GCCCCCGCTAAGTACGACTTTAACTACGCCGTTAAAGACGACTATTCCGGAaacgacttcggtcaccaggaGACCCGTGACGGTTACGATACTCAGGGATCCTACTATGTCCttcttcccgacggtcgtctgcagaagGTCGCCTACACTGTCAACGGCGACTCTGGCTACGTAGCCGAGGTCAGCTATGAGGGTGAGGCCCAATACCCTGAATATAAGCCTGCTCCTGCCTACAAGCCAGACCCTGCCTACAAGCCagcccctgcctacaagcctgccccaGCCTATGCACCCGCTCCTATCTATGCCTAA